AATCCTCCACAATACTTCTTCAGGTGGGGGGTTCTTGGAAGTTTCTGACCTTTTGCTTCATTGTATCTATGTGTAAGAGATTCTGTTGCAGCAACTCATTCAGAATCGTGTGAAACTTTAgtcattttcagttttattaCTGATCTACAGTCATACTACTGCCATGAATCCTTTTGTATGGTTTGGTGAATTCTTTGGAAATTTGCACTCTTAAGCTGGGTATTGAATGTTAACCCAATCTAAATTCATCTTGCATTTGGTTGTGCAGTTCAAAAGGCGTGCTCTCACGTTCTTGATTTTTCATTATGACCATGCTAAAGGTGGATAATCTAGCCTTAAGTTGGTGGTAATTTTGATCCAATATCCTCACTCCCCCCAAGCACTGGGATAATCGGGTCAATGATCCCACATATATTGCATTTATTGATCATCGGTTAAAGCTCTGCCAAGTTGAGACAAAACAATACATACCTGGGTTACTACTGCTCGAGCGATGCAACTTGGAAATTATCAAGGGCTGAAAGTCACCTATTATATGATTTGTTGTATACCTAGCAGTGTATTGATCAACAATAGTTGGCCACTCAGTTTAGTGTCAACTGTTTGTTATTGAGACCAGTCGATCATTGAACTCTTTGCAGATTTATCAATGTATATCCAAGTATGGGTGGTTTTGTTTCTGCCACTTGCATTAAGCTTCTGTAGTCTCTATTCTATGGCTCTTGTTCTATCTAGTATAAGATcattttaggattttatgatGAACCTCCCATTATTAATAGTTTGGAAATGACTGTACAACCTTGTGTGCTAGCTTCACGCGATGAGGTTACTTCTCTCTGGCTCCAACATGTTGAACTCTTCTTGTTCATTTTCTAGTCGCCAAGTCTCCCGTGGTTGCTATGTCGATGCTTGTATATTAATTTGCTGCTTCCCgagaatatattgaaaataaagaaatcccAAACAACTTCCAGGTAGCAAGCGCGCATAATTTTGATTGAACATcgaataaaaatacataaaaaggtAGCTGTCTGAATCCCAATCCAGGACTTGAGGGGTTAAGCTTGATTTACTAGATGTACATCTTGTAACATATTGCTCGTGTTACAAAAAACCCTTCGGCTGTGTTCAGGTCATCCAATACCTCTGACTTAACATCTTCTGGCAGTGGGGCAGATGGGCCTGCCTTCGAGTAGAAGCTGGCTAATGATCTAATTGCTTTCTCTAGCACAACATATGATTCCTACAGGTGAATCCACAGCATTGAAATTCGTTAGTAATCATCCaactaaaacataaaagaaatcctTGTGCATTCCAAGTCATACAAGTTATTTCAAAGGTACCTCTTGAACCACAGTTTGTTGTCCCCTCCAACTACTCAAATACTCTCGAATTGACTCCTTTGCTGCATCTGCAGTGCGTCTGAACCTAGCGATATCCTGGGGGTCTTCCTTTAAGGACTCACGCAGTGTCTTCACAACCTCTCTTGCCAACTTCAAGTACGCCTTTGGTAACACTTTACCGGACTTGGTCTTTTCATTAGGATCAAACAATGATTTGAGGGCACCAGTAATCCCCGCATCCTCTTCCTCTTGACCATTTGACTTATCTTCAGCCCAAACAACTGATGGTGTCAAGCCATAG
Above is a genomic segment from Juglans microcarpa x Juglans regia isolate MS1-56 chromosome 1D, Jm3101_v1.0, whole genome shotgun sequence containing:
- the LOC121256743 gene encoding photosystem II D1 precursor processing protein PSB27-H2, chloroplastic, whose translation is MEAFLAAKTCPSPTIIYKRTENIWKPDNECKTQLRCHPVLSPQPAPSSRRHIIVCTGASFLTTLTINYGLTPSVVWAEDKSNGQEEEDAGITGALKSLFDPNEKTKSGKVLPKAYLKLAREVVKTLRESLKEDPQDIARFRRTADAAKESIREYLSSWRGQQTVVQEESYVVLEKAIRSLASFYSKAGPSAPLPEDVKSEVLDDLNTAEGFFVTRAICYKMYI